A region from the Dysidea avara chromosome 15, odDysAvar1.4, whole genome shotgun sequence genome encodes:
- the LOC136245407 gene encoding uncharacterized protein yields MKALIVAAVLVAVCYAQPPPPPVRPVIPETFEAEVEVTFHERETHMGRGFIARDEAKNEGVELLHAMAEGRNESRIRLERYDMGEEFSIRGSGADEHCEMRKTNGTTLPPYWGWLKEAHYAGQRKVREMTLDVWEYRGPGVQFEVLVDAEDVNVPRYLNAELGSERREVTFMKFDAITPQQSLFVVPKVCEQLQ; encoded by the exons ATGAAAGCGCTCATTGTCGCCGCAGTTCTTGTTGCCGTTTGCTACGCGCAACCTCCTCCACCACCTGTAAGGCCAGTGATTCCAGAGACCTTCGAGGCTGAA GTGGAGGTGACGTTCCATGAGCGAGAGACTCATATGGGACGAG GGTTTATTGCTCGTGATGAGGCTAAGAATGAAGGTGTAGAGCTCTTGCATGCTATGGCCGAGGGCAGGAACGAGTCAAGAATCCGTCTGGAACGCTATGACATG GGTGAAGAGTTCTCCATCAGGGGAAG TGGAGCTGATGAGCACTGTGAGATGAGGAAGACCAATGGCACCACCCTGCCTCCATACTGGGGATGGTTGAAGGAAGCCCATTATGCTGGTCAGAGGAAAGTTCGAGAAATGACACTGGATGTGTGGGAGTATCGT GGTCCTGGGGTTCAGTTTGAAGTGCTGGTAGATGCTGAAGATGTGAATGTTCCACGATACCTCAATGCTGAGCTTGGCAGTGAAAGGAGGGAAGTTACTTTTATGAAGTTTGATGCTATCACCCCACAACAGTCTCTCTTTGTGGTACCCAAAGTTTGCGAGCAGCTCCAGTAA
- the LOC136245411 gene encoding uncharacterized protein isoform X2 — protein sequence MLKILLLSLIVAVCYAQTPPRPMIQATFESKVEFFLHEHDTYQGMGHIAFNEALNRGVEFFTYDRDGKNETSVDLERYDMGLEYFIRGGSTLPHCESRKLQTAKMPSYWDWVAIAKYAGQRKGSTVRNELLVERENPNVPRYVNNEISTIRRELGFLTFNTTAPPATMFEVPFECKGL from the exons ATGTTGAAGATTTTGCTTCTCAGTTTAATCGTTGCCGTTTGCTACGCGCAAACCCCACCCAGGCCGATGATCCAAGCAACGTTCGAATCCAAG GTGGAGTTCTTCCTTCATGAACATGACACTTATCAAGGAATGG GACATATTGCCTTTAATGAGGCACTGAATAGAGGTGTCGAATTCTTTACATATGACCGAGATGGTAAAAATGAGACAAGTGTTGATTTGGAACGTTATGACATG GGTCTGGAGTATTTTATAAGGGGAGGAAG TACATTGCCACATTGTGAGAGCAGGAAGCTGCAGACTGCTAAAATGCCATCATACTGGGACTGGGTAGCAATTGCTAAATATGCTGGGCAGAGGAAA GGATCAACAGTACGTAATGAATTGCTGGTGGAGCGTGAGAATCCCAATGTACCTCGATATGTCAACAATGAAATTAGTACTATCAGAAGGGAACTTGGATTCCTGACTTTCAACACTACTGCACCACCTGCAACAATGTTTGAGGTTCCATTTGAATGTAAGGGACTCTAG
- the LOC136245411 gene encoding uncharacterized protein isoform X1 — protein MLKILLLSLIVAVCYAQTPPRPMIQATFESKVEFFLHEHDTYQGMGHIAFNEALNRGVEFFTYDRDGKNETSVDLERYDMGLEYFIRGGSTLPHCESRKLQTAKMPSYWDWVAIAKYAGQRKVREIMLDVWAFQSGSTVRNELLVERENPNVPRYVNNEISTIRRELGFLTFNTTAPPATMFEVPFECKGL, from the exons ATGTTGAAGATTTTGCTTCTCAGTTTAATCGTTGCCGTTTGCTACGCGCAAACCCCACCCAGGCCGATGATCCAAGCAACGTTCGAATCCAAG GTGGAGTTCTTCCTTCATGAACATGACACTTATCAAGGAATGG GACATATTGCCTTTAATGAGGCACTGAATAGAGGTGTCGAATTCTTTACATATGACCGAGATGGTAAAAATGAGACAAGTGTTGATTTGGAACGTTATGACATG GGTCTGGAGTATTTTATAAGGGGAGGAAG TACATTGCCACATTGTGAGAGCAGGAAGCTGCAGACTGCTAAAATGCCATCATACTGGGACTGGGTAGCAATTGCTAAATATGCTGGGCAGAGGAAAGTGAGAGAAATAATGTTGGATGTGTGGGCATTTCAATCT GGATCAACAGTACGTAATGAATTGCTGGTGGAGCGTGAGAATCCCAATGTACCTCGATATGTCAACAATGAAATTAGTACTATCAGAAGGGAACTTGGATTCCTGACTTTCAACACTACTGCACCACCTGCAACAATGTTTGAGGTTCCATTTGAATGTAAGGGACTCTAG
- the LOC136246149 gene encoding uncharacterized protein, with product MMWLLLSVCFIVGYAQTAPDIPETFQVSVEIEIHSDETSFGSGVIARDESKGWGVEDIWIKEGANNVSQLRLERYDMGMVFLMRSSDRRCEIRNVTGSLPPYFKWVSCASYTGQIKVREYTYDEWSLPGPGGSFDVFVDPEKPNVPAYVNTEVGITRRNAVYRDFNTATPSADMFAVPKECQQ from the exons ATGATGTGGTTGTTGTTGAGTGTGTGCTTCATCGTCGGGTACGCCCAGACTGCACCTGATATCCCCGAAACGTTCCAAGTATCG GTCGAGATTGAAATACACAGTGATGAGACTTCTTTTGGAAGtg GTGTAATCGCTCGAGATGAGTCCAAGGGATGGGGAGTAGAGGATATTTGGATCAAGGAAGGAGCTAACAATGTGTCTCAACTGAGGCTGGAGCGTTACGATATG GGAATGGTGTTCTTAATGAGAAG TTCTGATCGACGTTGTGAAATACGTAATGTTACTGGTTCACTGCCACCGTACTTCAAGTGGGTATCGTGTGCCAGCTATACTGGTCAGATCAAAGTGAGGGAGTACACTTATGATGAGTGGAGCCTTCCT GGTCCCGGTGGCAGTTTTGATGTGTTTGTTGACCCAGAGAAGCCCAATGTACCAGCATATGTCAACACTGAGGTGGGAATTACCAGGAGGAATGCAGTGTACAGAGACTTCAATACTGCGACACCTTCAGCTGACATGTTTGCTGTACCTAAGGAGTGTCAGCAATAG
- the LOC136246147 gene encoding uncharacterized protein has protein sequence MTHLIIWRIVHLYGVSLLLLVVLVTAATSRDGVEERHKWMLQQNITTIHLVSSCHLDVGFADSATNIVNRYFDVFFPEAILRADLLRRLGGDERLVFTTHSYLVSLYLDCPPNMGLHCPSEHARKNFTDAIMRGDITWHAFPFNAQPEYLLQYLMIEIAVGLTHTLDDMFAKQITTTMSQRDVPGMTSAMIPVLRDNGVQAITVGVNEASMPPDVPTVFRWHDKTSNATIVAMWHPGGYGGTKGISLDSIVVVPGMSHALVFAIRGDNSGPPSVFEVIKNYATLKELFPAANIVASDYDSFVRVLLEHQDDLPVISGEIGDTWIHGVASDPLKTRKFYTIINTWYELIPSSPGLYLHDDRIHNFSRLLIKNGEHTWGKDVKKYLNDWTNWDNKAFKSHLSTPPFQDMVNSWVEQRLWGIDYALEALGDHPLLPAIQVQLDLLHFDGVVSTTGYQREDIISARFVLPVKGGTISIQFDDTTGGIVNFSDSRISTESMASSSHPLAQVMYQTFTNKSYDAFLNQYLYTRTSWAYRDFGKYGMNMSTLQVASPTIKKLWSKLHKEKMEYTFLLQLAFTSDELVSEYGAPEMMWLEVGISNDTLLNMVLYIVNKTATRLPESLSVFFDPPLQDNTKMFVTKLDSLVPVDSVLHNGSQHLHASQTVTYTKPPMTLLSLDTSLLCVGYPTPFPTPPSKPAINDGFSFNIFNNIWGTNYVMWYPYLEEDKNSKYRFVFDYSKSPRDTS, from the coding sequence ATGACGCACCTAATAATTTGGCGCATAGTTCACTTGTATGGTGTCTCATTGCTGCTCCTGGTCGTTCTGGTGACAGCTGCTACATCACGTGACGGCGTAGAGGAGAGGCACAAATGGATGCTACAACAGAACATCACAACGATACACCTCGTATCCTCATGCCACCTCGACGTGGGATTCGCCGATAGTGCCACTAACATAGTCAACAGATACTTCGACGTGTTCTTCCCTGAGGCAATATTGAGGGCAGATTTGTTACGAAGACTGGGCGGCGATGAAAGACTGGTGTTTACTACACACTCGTACTTGGTGTCGCTGTATTTGGACTGCCCGCCCAATATGGGGCTTCACTGCCCTAGTGAGCATGCGCGGAAGAACTTCACTGATGCCATAATGCGGGGTGACATCACGTGGCACGCTTTCCCCTTCAATGCTCAACCAGAATATTTACTGCAGTACTTGATGATCGAAATAGCTGTGGGACTTACCCATACCCTTGACGACATGTTTGCCAAACAGATCACTACCACTATGAGCCAGAGAGATGTCCCCGGGATGACATCAGCAATGATACCAGTGTTACGGGATAATGGGGTGCAAGCTATTACTGTTGGAGTTAATGAAGCAAGTATGCCTCCTGATGTACCCACAGTTTTCCGATGGCATGACAAGACTAGTAATGCCACGATAGTAGCCATGTGGCACCCTGGAGGATATGGGGGTACTAAGGGTATATCACTGGATAGTATAGTGGTGGTACCGGGGATGTCTCATGCTTTGGTATTTGCTATTAGAGGTGACAACTCAGGACCACCCTCTGTATTTGAGGTCATCAAGAATTATGCTACCTTAAAGGAACTATTTCCTGCTGCCAATATTGTTGCTTCAGATTATGACTCATTTGTGAGGGTGTTATTAGAGCACCAAGATGACCTTCCAGTTATAAGTGGTGAAATTGGGGACACATGGATCCATGGTGTAGCTTCCGACCCTTTGAAGACTCGGAAGTTTTATACCATCATCAATACTTGGTATGAATTAATACCATCATCACCAGGCCTGTATCTACATGATGATCGTATCCACAACTTCTCTCGTTTGTTGATAAAGAATGGTGAGCATACGTGGGGAAAAGATGTCAAGAAATACCTGAATGACTGGACTAACTGGGACAACAAGGCATTCAAGAGTCACCTGTCCACACCACCCTTCCAAGACATGGTCAACTCATGGGTTGAGCAGAGGTTGTGGGGGATTGACTATGCCCTTGAAGCACTTGGTGACCACCCGTTACTACCAGCAATACAAGTCCAATTAGACTTACTCCATTTTGATGGTGTTGTCTCCACTACTGGCTACCAGCGAGAGGATATAATTTCTGCACGGTTTGTTTTACCAGTTAAAGGTGGTACTATTAGTATACAATTTGATGACACTACAGGTGGTATAGTAAATTTTAGTGATAGTAGAATATCTACTGAGTCTATGGCGAGTAGCAGCCACCCTCTAGCACAAGTAATGTACCAGACATTTACTAATAAGAGTTATGATGCTTTCCTCAATCAATATCTCTACACTCGTACAAGTTGGGCTTACCGGGATTTTGGTAAATATGGAATGAATATGTCAACTTTACAAGTGGCCTCACCTACCATCAAAAAGCTATGGAGCAAATTACACAAGGAAAAGATGGAGTACACTTTCTTACTACAACTGGCCTTCACCTCTGATGAATTAGTGAGTGAATATGGAGCCCCTGAAATGATGTGGCTAGAGGTTGGTATTAGCAATGATACATTGTTGAACATGGTGTTATATATTGTCAATAAAACAGCTACCAGATTACCAGAGTCTCTGTCAGTCTTCTTTGATCCACCGCTACAAGACAACACTAAGATGTTTGTCACTAAACTAGACTCATTGGTACCAGTAGACTCAGTACTACACAATGGTAGTCAACACTTGCATGCTAGCCAGACAGTCACATACACCAAGCCACCAATGACGTTATTGTCTCTTGATACCAGTCTGTTATGTGTGGGATATCCTACCCCCTTCCCTACGCCTCCCTCCAAACCAGCAATCAACGATGGCTTTTCATTTAACATATTCAACAACATTTGGGGGACTAATTATGTCATGTGGTATCCTTACCTGGAGGAGGACAAGAATTCCAAATATCGCTTTGTTTTTGACTACTCCAAGAGTCCTAGGGATACTTCATAA